Within the Selenomonas sp. AB3002 genome, the region ATCTTCAGGGAAAGGGCCCGCATGGCTTCGGGAATGCGGGGCCAGGCGTTCGCAGACCTCCAGGGTGGCCTCCGGAGTTACGTCCCGGGGGGAGAAGCCTGTGCCGCCGGTGGTGAGAATGAGGCCTACCCCCATATCTGCGTATTCCCGCATCTTGGCGGCCAGTTCTTCCTGTTCGTCTGGCAGGATGACCCTGTGGACTTTGGTGTAGCCTGCTTCCTTCAGCATGGCTTCGGCCTTGTCGCCGCTCTTGTCCTCCCGCTCCCCCTTGGAGCCTTTGTCGCTGGCGGTGATGACGGCTGCTTCCAGAGGAAGCTTTTCTTCGGTGATGGCAAGTGTGTCTCCTGCCTTCAGTTTGCCTCCGTGCAGCACTCTGGCGAAAACGCCTTTTCTCGGCATAATGCAGTCGCCCACCCGCTTGAAAATCTCGCAGTGGCTGTGGCATTTCTTGCCTATCTGGGTAATCTCGAAGAAGACGTCTCCGGCCTTCAGCCGCGTGCCCACGGGCAGCTGGTCGAAGGCAATGCCCTCTGCCACGATATTTTCCCCAAAGTCTCCGAATTCCACCTCACCACCCGGCGGCGGAAGTCTTCTATTTCCTCAAGGGCCAGGAAGCTTACCTGCCGATGCCAGCTGCCGGCGTGGGCATCGCC harbors:
- a CDS encoding molybdenum cofactor synthesis domain-containing protein; amino-acid sequence: MAEGIAFDQLPVGTRLKAGDVFFEITQIGKKCHSHCEIFKRVGDCIMPRKGVFARVLHGGKLKAGDTLAITEEKLPLEAAVITASDKGSKGEREDKSGDKAEAMLKEAGYTKVHRVILPDEQEELAAKMREYADMGVGLILTTGGTGFSPRDVTPEATLEVCERLAPHSRSHAGPFPEDHPRAMLSRAAAGIHKRSLIVNLPGSPKAVEECLGFILPSLAHGIEILRGETGECARK